The following DNA comes from Puniceicoccaceae bacterium.
AAGAGCGAACTCGGTCCGCTCACGGGTCTCACCCTCGAGATCACATTGATGCTTCCACTCGCCATGATCAGCTTTGTCTGGCTGTTTTTGAGTGGCCAGGCAGTGGCCAACCCAACACAGCCTGGCGACTGGATCTGGATGATGTCCACCGGGCTTGTCACACTCACCCCACTCGTCCTGTTTGCCTATGGTGCCCGTCGCATTCAACTGACCACGATCGGTGTGTTTCAGTTCCTCGCACCAACCATCAAATTTGCCATCGGGGTCTTTGTTTATCACGAGCCATTCACCTCCTCAAAGCTCATCACTTTTGCCTTCATCTGGGTGGCGCTGGTACTCTACCTCATCCATCTGTTCCAGCGGCACAAGCACCCCATCGATGCCCCATCGGCTCCCTGATCCATGCTTTTCTACGACGCCCATTGCCACCTGCAGGACCCACGTTTCGACCACTGCCGGGATGCGCTCTTGGAGAACTTGACATCCAGCGCTGTCAGGGAATGTATCAGCAATGGAACCAACCCCGAAGACTGGTCGACCCTGGCCCGCCTCTCCACTCATCCGAAAGTACGACCCGCCTTTGGACTCCACCCCTGGAAGGTAAAGCACGCAACTCCAGACTGGTTTGAGCAGCTTGAACAAAGGCTCATCGAACACCCGGGAGCGCTGATCGGGGAAATTGGACTGGATCGCTGGATACGCGACCCTCAGTTTCCCAAACAGATGGAAGCCTTTGAACGACAGCTGGAACTCGCCGCATCCCTCAACATTCCACCCTGCATTCATTGCCTGCGCGCATGGGGTCACCTGCAAAACGTCCTGGAACGCTACGCCTCACGACTTCCAGGATTTTTACTGCATTCCTACGCAGGACCCGCTGAAATGACAGAGAGGTTTGTGAAACTGGGAGCCTATTTTTCACTCTCCGGATATTTCCTTCATCCAAAGAAACAACACAAGTTGGAGGCTTGGCGAAGCATCCCGCTGGAGCGCATTTTGATCGAAAGCGATTGCCCCGATATGGAGCTTCCCGCACAGGATCACCAGCCGATTCCAAATGCTGGGAAGTCCTGCACCGAACTGAACCATCCCGGCAATCTGCCCGCGATTTACGCCTTTGCGGCCAAAACTTTTGGGCACGAAAGCACAGCGTTTGCCTCGCAGGTAGAGCAAAATTACCACAGGTTATTTGCGCAAACGACTACCCATTGAGGACGATGCCGCAACCAACCATTGATTACCCGTCAACGGATCTTAGCTGAGAAAATACCCTCGTTCCTTGATGAGTCGCACCACCTTCGAAGGCACAAACTGTTCCCAACTTGCATCACCGCTCTGAATCTTCTCTGCGATCACGCGTGACGCATGGTAGGGCAGGGGTGATGAGGGCGTCGGAAGATCCACAATGTATCCGTTGTCCATCAGATACAGGTGCAGGTGCAGCAGGTGTTCCGGCAGCTCCAGATCCGACGCCGTGAGTGCCCTTCCAGTTGCTTCGTCCACGGATGGATACACATACATCTTGAGTCGATTCTTAAAGAGTCGGCCAAACGACTCGAGAATGCCACCAGGAAGGTTCTCATAGTAGGTTTCTCTGAAAATTTCCTTCAACAGGGGTTGCCCGATCACAATTCCGATGAGGTGCTGGGTATACTGCTCAAGATAGTGCTGCAGTCGGTAAAACTCACCCATGTCCGAAATCAGGACATGCTTGCGCATCGCACCAATGCAATCGACCCGTGCAAGAAAATCATCGTAATCAATGGCCCCGCCAGTGCGCAGATTGCGCATGGTAATCTCCATGATCTCGATCGGGCGAACTCCTTCCGCAATCTCCTCCTGCAGAAACCGCGCTCTGCCACGTTCAAGCATGTCAATATTGACCTTGGTCACAGGCCGGAAGTATCCGCGCTCCAGCAATACGGATTTTTTGTAGAAGGTATCACTGGGTTGCAGAATTTCGCCGTCCGGACCAAACAGGGCAGCCTGACAGACCCCCTTTTGCACCATTTTCAAACTCGCAATGCGGTTGTCATGCATCGAGAAGTCGTCCCCCGACATCTTAAACATGTCGATCTCGATGCGATGCCCTGTCAGGTTATCTTTCAGGGAAAGCAACATGCGGTCGAGATCGTCCCAAAACATGTAAGCAGCATAGATGAGATTCACCCCCATCACCCCGATCGCTTCCTGCTGCGCCAATCCATCTTCATCAAGCAGCCGGTAGTGCAGGATGATCTGATTGACAGGCCCCTCAGGCCGCATCTGCAGTCGAACCCCGGTCCACGCATGGCACTCGCGCGGTGCATGGTAACCCCTCGCCACCACTGTGTTCGCAAAGACAAAAAACCGCGTATTGCTACCCCGCTTTCGCGCGAGTCGCTCGACCAGCAAATCGTATTCGTGGTCCAGCATTTCCATCAGTCGCTCCTGGCTGACGTAGCGATCTGCAGGCCCATAGATCGCATCGCTGAAAATCATGTCGTATGCAGACATGCTCTTGGCCACCGTTCCAGATGCTCCACCCACTCTGAAAAACCAGCGCGCAGCCTCCTGTCCCGCTCCGATCTCTGCAAACGTGCCGTAGAAGCTGGGATCCAGATTGATCTGCTGTGCTTTTTCGTGAGTGGAAAACCGTTGGGATGAGACGTTGCTGTCAGGTTGTTTCATGGTCGAAAAGAGAGGAATCGATACCTGCGCAAACCCTACGCATTGCACTGCGACATTCAACCCATTCCCCAAATTCGCGAGGGCCAAGCTTTGCGGCGTACCCCAACACGTTTACATCGAGGACATCATTCCCGCGCGACCCGCATTCAGACACCCACCTGATTGGTGTAGAGCTTTCGGTACAACTCGCAGGAATCCATCAACTCAGCATGTGTGCCCTGGGCCAGCAGGCGTCCCTTGTCGAGCACCAGGATACGGTCGACAAAGCGGATGCTGCTGAACCGGTGTGCGATGATCAGTGCCGTCACTCCATCAAACAGATTTTCAAGGGCCATCTGAATTTTTTCCTCACTCTCGCTATCGAGCGCAGAAGTCGCCTCGTCCATGATCAGGATGGGGGCATGTTTTAAAAATGCACGCGCCAGCGCGATGCGCTGCTTCTGCCCGCCACTGAGGTTCAGTCCTCGCTGTCCGGTCTGAGTCTGGTATCCCTCCGGGAGAGACAGGATGAAATCGTGGATGTACGCCTTCTTTGCTGCGGTTTCGACCTGTTCCATTGATGCTTCCGGATTTCCCAGCTTGAGATTCTCAAGAAAGGTGCCCGAAAACAGCACGGGTTCCTGCAATACAACGGCGATGTGCTTGCGAAGCGACTGCAGTGAAATCGATTTTACATCGTGACGATCCAAGCAAATGGAACCGCTGTCGGGATCGTAAAACCGGGGTAACAGCTGTATCAGTGTGGATTTTCCGGCCCCACT
Coding sequences within:
- a CDS encoding TatD family hydrolase, translating into MLFYDAHCHLQDPRFDHCRDALLENLTSSAVRECISNGTNPEDWSTLARLSTHPKVRPAFGLHPWKVKHATPDWFEQLEQRLIEHPGALIGEIGLDRWIRDPQFPKQMEAFERQLELAASLNIPPCIHCLRAWGHLQNVLERYASRLPGFLLHSYAGPAEMTERFVKLGAYFSLSGYFLHPKKQHKLEAWRSIPLERILIESDCPDMELPAQDHQPIPNAGKSCTELNHPGNLPAIYAFAAKTFGHESTAFASQVEQNYHRLFAQTTTH
- a CDS encoding TonB-dependent receptor, translated to MKQPDSNVSSQRFSTHEKAQQINLDPSFYGTFAEIGAGQEAARWFFRVGGASGTVAKSMSAYDMIFSDAIYGPADRYVSQERLMEMLDHEYDLLVERLARKRGSNTRFFVFANTVVARGYHAPRECHAWTGVRLQMRPEGPVNQIILHYRLLDEDGLAQQEAIGVMGVNLIYAAYMFWDDLDRMLLSLKDNLTGHRIEIDMFKMSGDDFSMHDNRIASLKMVQKGVCQAALFGPDGEILQPSDTFYKKSVLLERGYFRPVTKVNIDMLERGRARFLQEEIAEGVRPIEIMEITMRNLRTGGAIDYDDFLARVDCIGAMRKHVLISDMGEFYRLQHYLEQYTQHLIGIVIGQPLLKEIFRETYYENLPGGILESFGRLFKNRLKMYVYPSVDEATGRALTASDLELPEHLLHLHLYLMDNGYIVDLPTPSSPLPYHASRVIAEKIQSGDASWEQFVPSKVVRLIKERGYFLS